A section of the Venturia canescens isolate UGA chromosome 11, ASM1945775v1, whole genome shotgun sequence genome encodes:
- the LOC122417874 gene encoding mini-chromosome maintenance complex-binding protein isoform X1 produces MSATEPRTWTSEYYRTNELACKSILENSDYLQQIPCLNSSSLDHLKHGHLVKFRGMVQDMYDPEYYFKKYSVKNKDTGESKIYSGMYKDSAQCLNNETEVIEMDSELNIMSERHTCVVISIPGLNDWAKEKGIPSLEDPRVPGGSISTKRELNDEEPMDICEPPRKKEKTKVEKQGTEEIQNSFLSKEHILNFPISNNDGKACIVKVINSCIKTQENVYDDKISLKLNEIVHILGFVSLDPTLGIIHSSDEMMSDPEIHTHNPPVSLVPRLHAIKITVETPLPNPRTSNIYSRVESIRSDLRMVLGQLLFGDVMAADYLICHLISSVYLRKDHLCLGSFPINITNFPIAKYKSFTKDLYEVIASLVPKSHYLEITLDQLNDLNFIPKKDYECNRLTSGILQLSKNTHLVIDETGLTSGRVSAIGKKNYEAMTDMIQFQKVNYDFKYFSMEYETDIPVLILSEVKSFIPCPTQIPLMVDEDTEDLYPRVMEAARQYLRDEERLSKIRDYLEVARIGEFEFGGDITDEIQEDFVKLRQSRKNFGADNLHSLMVLARLMSLSRGKNDLTMECWKETVNMELQRMDRLPQRKT; encoded by the exons atgagcg CAACAGAGCCGAGAACCTGGACGTCAGAATATTACAGAACAAACGAATTGGCCTGCAAATCAATTTTGGAGAATTCCGACTACTTGCAGCAAATTCCATGTCTCAATTCATCGTCGCTTGATCACTTGAAACATGGACATCTTGTCAAATTTCGTGGTATGGTTCAAGACATGTATGATCCAGAATACTACTTCAAGAAGTATTCGGTCAAGAACAAAGATACCGGCGAATCGAAAATCTACTCCGGCATGTACAAAGACTCTGCCCAATGTTTG AACAACGAGACGGAGGTTATTGAAATGGATTCAGAGCTGAATATCATGTCCGAGAGGCACACATGCGTCGTCATATCCATCCCAGGTCTGAACGATTGGGCTAAAGAGAAAGGCATTCCGTCTCTTGAAGATCCTCGAGTACCCGGCGGCAGCATTTCCACAAAAAGGGAGCTCAACGACGAAGAGCCGATGGATATTTGTGAACCtccgagaaagaaagaaaagacaaAGGTGGAAAAACAAGGGACAGAGGAAATACAAAACAGCTTTTTATCAAAAGAACATATTTTAAACTTTCCAATATCAAACAACGACGGTAAAGCTTGCATCGTCAAGGTCATTAACAGTTGCATAAAAACACAAGAAAAT GTGTACGATGATAAAATCTcattaaaattgaacgaaatcgtCCACATCCTTGGATTCGTCTCATTGGATCCGACACTCGGTATAATTCACAGTTCGGACGAAATGATGAGTGATCCGGAGATCCATACGCACAACCCACCGGTTTCTTTGGTTCCACGGTTGCACGCCATCAAAATTACTGTTGAAACTCCTTTGCCGAATCCCAGAACTTCAAATATATACTCCAGGGTAGAAAGCATAAGAAGCGATCTCCGCATGGTACTCGGTCAACTTTTGTTCGGCGATGTAATGGCCGCTGATTATCTGATTTGCCATCTCATCTCATCCGT ATATTTGAGGAAAGATCATCTGTGCCTCGGATCTTTTCCTATAAACATTACAAATTTTCCGATCGCCAAGTACAAAAGTTTCACCAAAGATTTGTACGAAGTAATCGCGAGTCTCGTACCCAAAAGTCATTATCTGGAAATCACACTCGACCAATTGAACGATCTGAATTTTATACCCAA GAAAGATTACGAGTGCAACAGATTGACCAGTGGGATACTCCAATTGAGCAAGAACACACATCTGGTGATCGATGAGACGGGCTTGACGAGCGGTCGAGTTTCCgcaataggaaaaaaaaattacgaggcAATGACGGACatgattcaatttcaaaaagttaaTTATGACTTCAAATACTTCAGCATGGAGTACGAAACGGACATTCCGGTTCTGATCTTATCGGAAGTGAAATCTTTCATACCG TGCCCCACACAGATTCCATTGATGGTCGATGAAGATACCGAGGATCTTTATCCTCGTGTAATGGAGGCTGCCAGGCAGTATCTCCGTGACGAGGAGAGATTGTCGAAAATTCGCGATTATTTGGAAGTAGCGAGGATAGGAGAATTCGAATTCGGAGGAGACATAACGGACGAGATACAGGAGGACTTTGTAAAATTGCGTcaatcgagaaaaaactttggtgctgACAATCTTCACTCATTGATGGTATTGGCAAGACTGATGTCTCTTTCGCGTGGTAAAAACGACCTGACTATGGAATGTTGGAAAGAAACGGTAAACATGGAGCTGCAACGAATGGATAGGCTGCCTCAGCGTAAAACGTGA
- the LOC122417874 gene encoding mini-chromosome maintenance complex-binding protein isoform X2: MSEPRTWTSEYYRTNELACKSILENSDYLQQIPCLNSSSLDHLKHGHLVKFRGMVQDMYDPEYYFKKYSVKNKDTGESKIYSGMYKDSAQCLNNETEVIEMDSELNIMSERHTCVVISIPGLNDWAKEKGIPSLEDPRVPGGSISTKRELNDEEPMDICEPPRKKEKTKVEKQGTEEIQNSFLSKEHILNFPISNNDGKACIVKVINSCIKTQENVYDDKISLKLNEIVHILGFVSLDPTLGIIHSSDEMMSDPEIHTHNPPVSLVPRLHAIKITVETPLPNPRTSNIYSRVESIRSDLRMVLGQLLFGDVMAADYLICHLISSVYLRKDHLCLGSFPINITNFPIAKYKSFTKDLYEVIASLVPKSHYLEITLDQLNDLNFIPKKDYECNRLTSGILQLSKNTHLVIDETGLTSGRVSAIGKKNYEAMTDMIQFQKVNYDFKYFSMEYETDIPVLILSEVKSFIPCPTQIPLMVDEDTEDLYPRVMEAARQYLRDEERLSKIRDYLEVARIGEFEFGGDITDEIQEDFVKLRQSRKNFGADNLHSLMVLARLMSLSRGKNDLTMECWKETVNMELQRMDRLPQRKT, encoded by the exons atgagcg AGCCGAGAACCTGGACGTCAGAATATTACAGAACAAACGAATTGGCCTGCAAATCAATTTTGGAGAATTCCGACTACTTGCAGCAAATTCCATGTCTCAATTCATCGTCGCTTGATCACTTGAAACATGGACATCTTGTCAAATTTCGTGGTATGGTTCAAGACATGTATGATCCAGAATACTACTTCAAGAAGTATTCGGTCAAGAACAAAGATACCGGCGAATCGAAAATCTACTCCGGCATGTACAAAGACTCTGCCCAATGTTTG AACAACGAGACGGAGGTTATTGAAATGGATTCAGAGCTGAATATCATGTCCGAGAGGCACACATGCGTCGTCATATCCATCCCAGGTCTGAACGATTGGGCTAAAGAGAAAGGCATTCCGTCTCTTGAAGATCCTCGAGTACCCGGCGGCAGCATTTCCACAAAAAGGGAGCTCAACGACGAAGAGCCGATGGATATTTGTGAACCtccgagaaagaaagaaaagacaaAGGTGGAAAAACAAGGGACAGAGGAAATACAAAACAGCTTTTTATCAAAAGAACATATTTTAAACTTTCCAATATCAAACAACGACGGTAAAGCTTGCATCGTCAAGGTCATTAACAGTTGCATAAAAACACAAGAAAAT GTGTACGATGATAAAATCTcattaaaattgaacgaaatcgtCCACATCCTTGGATTCGTCTCATTGGATCCGACACTCGGTATAATTCACAGTTCGGACGAAATGATGAGTGATCCGGAGATCCATACGCACAACCCACCGGTTTCTTTGGTTCCACGGTTGCACGCCATCAAAATTACTGTTGAAACTCCTTTGCCGAATCCCAGAACTTCAAATATATACTCCAGGGTAGAAAGCATAAGAAGCGATCTCCGCATGGTACTCGGTCAACTTTTGTTCGGCGATGTAATGGCCGCTGATTATCTGATTTGCCATCTCATCTCATCCGT ATATTTGAGGAAAGATCATCTGTGCCTCGGATCTTTTCCTATAAACATTACAAATTTTCCGATCGCCAAGTACAAAAGTTTCACCAAAGATTTGTACGAAGTAATCGCGAGTCTCGTACCCAAAAGTCATTATCTGGAAATCACACTCGACCAATTGAACGATCTGAATTTTATACCCAA GAAAGATTACGAGTGCAACAGATTGACCAGTGGGATACTCCAATTGAGCAAGAACACACATCTGGTGATCGATGAGACGGGCTTGACGAGCGGTCGAGTTTCCgcaataggaaaaaaaaattacgaggcAATGACGGACatgattcaatttcaaaaagttaaTTATGACTTCAAATACTTCAGCATGGAGTACGAAACGGACATTCCGGTTCTGATCTTATCGGAAGTGAAATCTTTCATACCG TGCCCCACACAGATTCCATTGATGGTCGATGAAGATACCGAGGATCTTTATCCTCGTGTAATGGAGGCTGCCAGGCAGTATCTCCGTGACGAGGAGAGATTGTCGAAAATTCGCGATTATTTGGAAGTAGCGAGGATAGGAGAATTCGAATTCGGAGGAGACATAACGGACGAGATACAGGAGGACTTTGTAAAATTGCGTcaatcgagaaaaaactttggtgctgACAATCTTCACTCATTGATGGTATTGGCAAGACTGATGTCTCTTTCGCGTGGTAAAAACGACCTGACTATGGAATGTTGGAAAGAAACGGTAAACATGGAGCTGCAACGAATGGATAGGCTGCCTCAGCGTAAAACGTGA
- the LOC122417874 gene encoding mini-chromosome maintenance complex-binding protein isoform X3, which produces MSATEPRTWTSEYYRTNELACKSILENSDYLQQIPCLNSSSLDHLKHGHLVKFRGMVQDMYDPEYYFKKYSVKNKDTGESKIYSGMYKDSAQCLNNETEVIEMDSELNIMSERHTCVVISIPGLNDWAKEKGIPSLEDPRVPGGSISTKRELNDEEPMDICEPPRKKEKTKVEKQGTEEIQNSFLSKEHILNFPISNNDGKACIVKVYDDKISLKLNEIVHILGFVSLDPTLGIIHSSDEMMSDPEIHTHNPPVSLVPRLHAIKITVETPLPNPRTSNIYSRVESIRSDLRMVLGQLLFGDVMAADYLICHLISSVYLRKDHLCLGSFPINITNFPIAKYKSFTKDLYEVIASLVPKSHYLEITLDQLNDLNFIPKKDYECNRLTSGILQLSKNTHLVIDETGLTSGRVSAIGKKNYEAMTDMIQFQKVNYDFKYFSMEYETDIPVLILSEVKSFIPCPTQIPLMVDEDTEDLYPRVMEAARQYLRDEERLSKIRDYLEVARIGEFEFGGDITDEIQEDFVKLRQSRKNFGADNLHSLMVLARLMSLSRGKNDLTMECWKETVNMELQRMDRLPQRKT; this is translated from the exons atgagcg CAACAGAGCCGAGAACCTGGACGTCAGAATATTACAGAACAAACGAATTGGCCTGCAAATCAATTTTGGAGAATTCCGACTACTTGCAGCAAATTCCATGTCTCAATTCATCGTCGCTTGATCACTTGAAACATGGACATCTTGTCAAATTTCGTGGTATGGTTCAAGACATGTATGATCCAGAATACTACTTCAAGAAGTATTCGGTCAAGAACAAAGATACCGGCGAATCGAAAATCTACTCCGGCATGTACAAAGACTCTGCCCAATGTTTG AACAACGAGACGGAGGTTATTGAAATGGATTCAGAGCTGAATATCATGTCCGAGAGGCACACATGCGTCGTCATATCCATCCCAGGTCTGAACGATTGGGCTAAAGAGAAAGGCATTCCGTCTCTTGAAGATCCTCGAGTACCCGGCGGCAGCATTTCCACAAAAAGGGAGCTCAACGACGAAGAGCCGATGGATATTTGTGAACCtccgagaaagaaagaaaagacaaAGGTGGAAAAACAAGGGACAGAGGAAATACAAAACAGCTTTTTATCAAAAGAACATATTTTAAACTTTCCAATATCAAACAACGACGGTAAAGCTTGCATCGTCAAG GTGTACGATGATAAAATCTcattaaaattgaacgaaatcgtCCACATCCTTGGATTCGTCTCATTGGATCCGACACTCGGTATAATTCACAGTTCGGACGAAATGATGAGTGATCCGGAGATCCATACGCACAACCCACCGGTTTCTTTGGTTCCACGGTTGCACGCCATCAAAATTACTGTTGAAACTCCTTTGCCGAATCCCAGAACTTCAAATATATACTCCAGGGTAGAAAGCATAAGAAGCGATCTCCGCATGGTACTCGGTCAACTTTTGTTCGGCGATGTAATGGCCGCTGATTATCTGATTTGCCATCTCATCTCATCCGT ATATTTGAGGAAAGATCATCTGTGCCTCGGATCTTTTCCTATAAACATTACAAATTTTCCGATCGCCAAGTACAAAAGTTTCACCAAAGATTTGTACGAAGTAATCGCGAGTCTCGTACCCAAAAGTCATTATCTGGAAATCACACTCGACCAATTGAACGATCTGAATTTTATACCCAA GAAAGATTACGAGTGCAACAGATTGACCAGTGGGATACTCCAATTGAGCAAGAACACACATCTGGTGATCGATGAGACGGGCTTGACGAGCGGTCGAGTTTCCgcaataggaaaaaaaaattacgaggcAATGACGGACatgattcaatttcaaaaagttaaTTATGACTTCAAATACTTCAGCATGGAGTACGAAACGGACATTCCGGTTCTGATCTTATCGGAAGTGAAATCTTTCATACCG TGCCCCACACAGATTCCATTGATGGTCGATGAAGATACCGAGGATCTTTATCCTCGTGTAATGGAGGCTGCCAGGCAGTATCTCCGTGACGAGGAGAGATTGTCGAAAATTCGCGATTATTTGGAAGTAGCGAGGATAGGAGAATTCGAATTCGGAGGAGACATAACGGACGAGATACAGGAGGACTTTGTAAAATTGCGTcaatcgagaaaaaactttggtgctgACAATCTTCACTCATTGATGGTATTGGCAAGACTGATGTCTCTTTCGCGTGGTAAAAACGACCTGACTATGGAATGTTGGAAAGAAACGGTAAACATGGAGCTGCAACGAATGGATAGGCTGCCTCAGCGTAAAACGTGA
- the LOC122417874 gene encoding mini-chromosome maintenance complex-binding protein isoform X4 — translation MSATEPRTWTSEYYRTNELACKSILENSDYLQQIPCLNSSSLDHLKHGHLVKFRGMVQDMYDPEYYFKKYSVKNKDTGESKIYSGMYKDSAQCLNNETEVIEMDSELNIMSERHTCVVISIPGLNDWAKEKGIPSLEDPRVPGGSISTKRELNDEEPMDICEPPRKKEKTKVYDDKISLKLNEIVHILGFVSLDPTLGIIHSSDEMMSDPEIHTHNPPVSLVPRLHAIKITVETPLPNPRTSNIYSRVESIRSDLRMVLGQLLFGDVMAADYLICHLISSVYLRKDHLCLGSFPINITNFPIAKYKSFTKDLYEVIASLVPKSHYLEITLDQLNDLNFIPKKDYECNRLTSGILQLSKNTHLVIDETGLTSGRVSAIGKKNYEAMTDMIQFQKVNYDFKYFSMEYETDIPVLILSEVKSFIPCPTQIPLMVDEDTEDLYPRVMEAARQYLRDEERLSKIRDYLEVARIGEFEFGGDITDEIQEDFVKLRQSRKNFGADNLHSLMVLARLMSLSRGKNDLTMECWKETVNMELQRMDRLPQRKT, via the exons atgagcg CAACAGAGCCGAGAACCTGGACGTCAGAATATTACAGAACAAACGAATTGGCCTGCAAATCAATTTTGGAGAATTCCGACTACTTGCAGCAAATTCCATGTCTCAATTCATCGTCGCTTGATCACTTGAAACATGGACATCTTGTCAAATTTCGTGGTATGGTTCAAGACATGTATGATCCAGAATACTACTTCAAGAAGTATTCGGTCAAGAACAAAGATACCGGCGAATCGAAAATCTACTCCGGCATGTACAAAGACTCTGCCCAATGTTTG AACAACGAGACGGAGGTTATTGAAATGGATTCAGAGCTGAATATCATGTCCGAGAGGCACACATGCGTCGTCATATCCATCCCAGGTCTGAACGATTGGGCTAAAGAGAAAGGCATTCCGTCTCTTGAAGATCCTCGAGTACCCGGCGGCAGCATTTCCACAAAAAGGGAGCTCAACGACGAAGAGCCGATGGATATTTGTGAACCtccgagaaagaaagaaaagacaaAG GTGTACGATGATAAAATCTcattaaaattgaacgaaatcgtCCACATCCTTGGATTCGTCTCATTGGATCCGACACTCGGTATAATTCACAGTTCGGACGAAATGATGAGTGATCCGGAGATCCATACGCACAACCCACCGGTTTCTTTGGTTCCACGGTTGCACGCCATCAAAATTACTGTTGAAACTCCTTTGCCGAATCCCAGAACTTCAAATATATACTCCAGGGTAGAAAGCATAAGAAGCGATCTCCGCATGGTACTCGGTCAACTTTTGTTCGGCGATGTAATGGCCGCTGATTATCTGATTTGCCATCTCATCTCATCCGT ATATTTGAGGAAAGATCATCTGTGCCTCGGATCTTTTCCTATAAACATTACAAATTTTCCGATCGCCAAGTACAAAAGTTTCACCAAAGATTTGTACGAAGTAATCGCGAGTCTCGTACCCAAAAGTCATTATCTGGAAATCACACTCGACCAATTGAACGATCTGAATTTTATACCCAA GAAAGATTACGAGTGCAACAGATTGACCAGTGGGATACTCCAATTGAGCAAGAACACACATCTGGTGATCGATGAGACGGGCTTGACGAGCGGTCGAGTTTCCgcaataggaaaaaaaaattacgaggcAATGACGGACatgattcaatttcaaaaagttaaTTATGACTTCAAATACTTCAGCATGGAGTACGAAACGGACATTCCGGTTCTGATCTTATCGGAAGTGAAATCTTTCATACCG TGCCCCACACAGATTCCATTGATGGTCGATGAAGATACCGAGGATCTTTATCCTCGTGTAATGGAGGCTGCCAGGCAGTATCTCCGTGACGAGGAGAGATTGTCGAAAATTCGCGATTATTTGGAAGTAGCGAGGATAGGAGAATTCGAATTCGGAGGAGACATAACGGACGAGATACAGGAGGACTTTGTAAAATTGCGTcaatcgagaaaaaactttggtgctgACAATCTTCACTCATTGATGGTATTGGCAAGACTGATGTCTCTTTCGCGTGGTAAAAACGACCTGACTATGGAATGTTGGAAAGAAACGGTAAACATGGAGCTGCAACGAATGGATAGGCTGCCTCAGCGTAAAACGTGA
- the LOC122417874 gene encoding mini-chromosome maintenance complex-binding protein isoform X5, with amino-acid sequence MVQDMYDPEYYFKKYSVKNKDTGESKIYSGMYKDSAQCLNNETEVIEMDSELNIMSERHTCVVISIPGLNDWAKEKGIPSLEDPRVPGGSISTKRELNDEEPMDICEPPRKKEKTKVEKQGTEEIQNSFLSKEHILNFPISNNDGKACIVKVINSCIKTQENVYDDKISLKLNEIVHILGFVSLDPTLGIIHSSDEMMSDPEIHTHNPPVSLVPRLHAIKITVETPLPNPRTSNIYSRVESIRSDLRMVLGQLLFGDVMAADYLICHLISSVYLRKDHLCLGSFPINITNFPIAKYKSFTKDLYEVIASLVPKSHYLEITLDQLNDLNFIPKKDYECNRLTSGILQLSKNTHLVIDETGLTSGRVSAIGKKNYEAMTDMIQFQKVNYDFKYFSMEYETDIPVLILSEVKSFIPCPTQIPLMVDEDTEDLYPRVMEAARQYLRDEERLSKIRDYLEVARIGEFEFGGDITDEIQEDFVKLRQSRKNFGADNLHSLMVLARLMSLSRGKNDLTMECWKETVNMELQRMDRLPQRKT; translated from the exons ATGGTTCAAGACATGTATGATCCAGAATACTACTTCAAGAAGTATTCGGTCAAGAACAAAGATACCGGCGAATCGAAAATCTACTCCGGCATGTACAAAGACTCTGCCCAATGTTTG AACAACGAGACGGAGGTTATTGAAATGGATTCAGAGCTGAATATCATGTCCGAGAGGCACACATGCGTCGTCATATCCATCCCAGGTCTGAACGATTGGGCTAAAGAGAAAGGCATTCCGTCTCTTGAAGATCCTCGAGTACCCGGCGGCAGCATTTCCACAAAAAGGGAGCTCAACGACGAAGAGCCGATGGATATTTGTGAACCtccgagaaagaaagaaaagacaaAGGTGGAAAAACAAGGGACAGAGGAAATACAAAACAGCTTTTTATCAAAAGAACATATTTTAAACTTTCCAATATCAAACAACGACGGTAAAGCTTGCATCGTCAAGGTCATTAACAGTTGCATAAAAACACAAGAAAAT GTGTACGATGATAAAATCTcattaaaattgaacgaaatcgtCCACATCCTTGGATTCGTCTCATTGGATCCGACACTCGGTATAATTCACAGTTCGGACGAAATGATGAGTGATCCGGAGATCCATACGCACAACCCACCGGTTTCTTTGGTTCCACGGTTGCACGCCATCAAAATTACTGTTGAAACTCCTTTGCCGAATCCCAGAACTTCAAATATATACTCCAGGGTAGAAAGCATAAGAAGCGATCTCCGCATGGTACTCGGTCAACTTTTGTTCGGCGATGTAATGGCCGCTGATTATCTGATTTGCCATCTCATCTCATCCGT ATATTTGAGGAAAGATCATCTGTGCCTCGGATCTTTTCCTATAAACATTACAAATTTTCCGATCGCCAAGTACAAAAGTTTCACCAAAGATTTGTACGAAGTAATCGCGAGTCTCGTACCCAAAAGTCATTATCTGGAAATCACACTCGACCAATTGAACGATCTGAATTTTATACCCAA GAAAGATTACGAGTGCAACAGATTGACCAGTGGGATACTCCAATTGAGCAAGAACACACATCTGGTGATCGATGAGACGGGCTTGACGAGCGGTCGAGTTTCCgcaataggaaaaaaaaattacgaggcAATGACGGACatgattcaatttcaaaaagttaaTTATGACTTCAAATACTTCAGCATGGAGTACGAAACGGACATTCCGGTTCTGATCTTATCGGAAGTGAAATCTTTCATACCG TGCCCCACACAGATTCCATTGATGGTCGATGAAGATACCGAGGATCTTTATCCTCGTGTAATGGAGGCTGCCAGGCAGTATCTCCGTGACGAGGAGAGATTGTCGAAAATTCGCGATTATTTGGAAGTAGCGAGGATAGGAGAATTCGAATTCGGAGGAGACATAACGGACGAGATACAGGAGGACTTTGTAAAATTGCGTcaatcgagaaaaaactttggtgctgACAATCTTCACTCATTGATGGTATTGGCAAGACTGATGTCTCTTTCGCGTGGTAAAAACGACCTGACTATGGAATGTTGGAAAGAAACGGTAAACATGGAGCTGCAACGAATGGATAGGCTGCCTCAGCGTAAAACGTGA
- the LOC122417945 gene encoding O-glucosyltransferase rumi homolog has protein sequence MHFLILIIFSNIFPNIECSNEFCSIDGRDSCEDGRQNEKDVEDLDIKYRELSDEIWKAEDRYEPCEASKCGCFTGTITQDLEPFASGINLEMIENARSRGTLYQLIGGRLYRDEECMFPSRCAGIEYFILKVAKKINRDIEFVVNTRDYPQSARYFGTAQPIFSFSKTPEYFDIRYPAWSFWEGGPAISLYPRGLGRWDEHRKSINKSSTLHPWETKLKRGFFRGSRTSTERDNLILLSRKKAHLLDAAYTKNQAWRSKRDTLDAEPAEEVSLESHCRYKYLFNYRGVAASFRHKHLFLCRSLVFHVGDEWTEFYYEVMKPWIHYIPVHKDASQQQLEHLLNFARDNDNLVKKIADRGRDFIWNKLRMQDVTCFWRRLLQRYSKLLTYEPRLRNNLKEIS, from the exons atgcatttcttAATTCTCATCATCTTTAGtaatatttttccgaatatcgaatgttcgaatgaattttgttcCATTGATGGACGAGATTCGTGCGAAGACGGTcgacaaaatgaaaaagatgtCGAAG ATTTGGACATAAAGTACAGAGAGCTCAgtgatgaaatttggaaagCGGAAGATCGTTATGAACCTtgtgaagcttcaaaatgtgGTTGTTTCACGGGCACAATAACCCAGGATTTGGAGCCATTCGCATCTGGCATAAATCTTGAAATGATAGAAAACGCAAGATCTCG GGGTACTTTGTATCAGTTGATCGGCGGTCGCTTGTACAGAGACGAAGAATGCATGTTCCCTTCTCGTTGCGCGGGAATAGAATACTTTATTCTCAAggtagcaaaaaaaattaatcgtgaCATAGAATTTGTGGTGAATACACGGGATTATCCGCAGTCCGCTCGATATTTTGGAACGGCgcaaccaattttttcattcagcaAG ACTCCGGAATACTTTGATATTCGCTATCCGGCTTGGTCGTTTTGGGAAGGCGGTCCGGCGATATCTCTGTATCCTCGAGGGTTAGGACGATGGGACGAGCACAGAAAGTCTATAAACAAATCGAGTACCCTTCATCCCTGGGAGACCAAACTGAAAAGAGGTTTCTTCCGGGGCTCCCGAACGAGCACCGAGCGAGACAATTTAATTCTCCTCAGCCGAAAAAAGGCTCATCTGCTTGACGCCGCTTACACAAAAAATCAGGCATGGAGATCAAAACGAGATACTCTGGATGCCGAACCTGCGGAAGAAGTTTCGCTCGAATCGCATTGTCGATACAAATATCTATTCAATTATCGTGGCGTCGCGGCTTCTTTTCGGCACAAACATTTATTCTTGTGCCGTTCCTTGGTCTTTCACGTTGGAGACGAGTGGACCGAGTTTTATTACGAAGTCATGAAACCCTGGATTCATTATATTCCTGTTCATAAAGATGCCAGCCAGCAACAATTGGA GCACTTGTTAAACTTTGCAAGGGACAACgacaatttggtgaaaaaaattgccgatCGTGGAAGAGATTTCATCTGGAATAAATTACGGATGCAGGACGTGACGTGTTTCTGGAGAAGGCTGTTACAAAGATATTCAAAACTTTTGACATACGAGCCACGATTGCGAAATAATTTGAAAGAAATCAGTTGA